The genomic interval tgaataattagacccttaaatgaccttaaataataaaatagtcaataataaagttgtagatctcatcgagctctataatgttgatataaaatttgtcttcatctgattccgtatgaaaaagttatgtatatatacgtgttttttctaaaatttgctcaatgtctgcggatatccgaaaaaAATTCCGGATAATTTCTGACCGTTTTTCGATTCCGACGGATAATACCCTTACTAtattcgttttcgtttccgagaaaaaatatCCGAATTCGTTTCAGAATCCGAGAATTTCCGGATAATTCCGACCGAAACTATCTAAATCCAAAAAATGGTCtggacggacggaaactatccgaaccagTTTCATCCCTAGTAGAGATAAATATAGCATCTTTGATTTCTTTAATGAAAACATCCAAGTTATGATTGGGGATAAGGAAGGTCACCAAATCGACAACGGCCGGTGCCACGTCCTCTCGTTCTTTAGATGATTTCTCCTCGTAAAAATAGTTTATGGCGATGGGCAACTTATGCTCTGCAAATCGGCAGCCATGCTCCTTTGCCTAAAACAGCGATAGCTTCATTGCTGGCTTGCTGCATTGCTCGCCAAAAGTCAGGTGCCACTACTCTAAAATCCCTTCTGAAATCAACCATTATACTCTAATAGAAGATTAGATGATATTCTATTTCTGCCTGTCACCGTTTTTTTGCTACTGCTTCtcccatcccataaaaaaaaacttatactagatgtgacacatcctattacagtaatactacgaatttagTCATACATCTATTCAAATTCGTTGTGCTAGAATGCGTCACATAcagttttagattttttttttttagacataGAGTAATACTCTAATCAAATATTAGATGTCCATtctaaagtaaacaaacataaTATCGAATGTGACACCTACTCTTAGTAGGACCACGAATCTGGATATGATGTGTGATATTTGGCACCGGTTTGTTTAACTGACGGTGAGTAGTTGTAAAACTTGAAATggaaaatatacttttatagatattaaaaTGCTTTTTAAAGCCCAGGTCCAGCCCAGCCCATTGAGGGCTGGAAACGTCCGATCGAACCGGATCACTTTCACTTTCCTCCAAGTCCCGTCTTCCTTCCCGCGGCCAcactcccgccgccccgccgtccGCTGGAGTACGCTGTACGCCGACGAGCCCGCGGCAGAAGGCACATGTGAACTGCCGCTACTCCGGCCGCGCTATAAACatttcaccaaaaaaaatcagtgaGCTATAAACAAATACTGATGTCATAGGCTGTTTTTAGGTGTTAAAATAAATAACTTCTTGCGTCTTTTGTATTCTACAGCTCTTAATGTACTGATTGTTATGCATCCAAGAAGGACATGCAGTTGGTCTCACATTGTAATTCCAGTGGCATTGGAAACTGATGTTCACCATGGGGATGATAGTAAAGACAGAGTTGGATCAACTACAGTTAAGTGTGATCCATGCATTCCTCCACTGCTTCTTAGCTTCCCTCAGGACCAATGATGGGAGATCATATCCATTTCAGaactactctctctgtttcaaaatgtttgacaccgttgactttttaacatatgtttaacagttcgtcttatttaaaaaaattgtgaaatatgtaaaactatatatgtatatgaaagtatatttaacaatgaatcaaatgatatgaaaagaataaataattacttaaattttttgaataaaacgaatggtcgaacacgtactaaaaagtaaatggtgtcaaacattttgaaacagagggagtacaacatTGGACTGCTCGGAAGGGCTCCTGAACTACGAAGCCATCATCAATCCAGAAGGGTATGTGGCACTGTAGCGTTGACACTGCTGAAGATGTTAAAGCGGGCATGAATGGAAGATAGATAGGCGTGCGAATGCTGGTAAATTTACGCACATCATGGTCAGGTGTGGTTGTCGTCAGTACTGGATGTGTTTATCTAGAGTAATGCTAATTTTGTAAACTGATGATGTGTATTGCACCATCAGTCTGCAATCGTTGAAGCATAGCATTTTTActtgttccaacttccaagcatCCATGTGTACATCACCAGTCTCACTGTACATGATACCTTGTTTTCAGGTTGGCTCCTATGCAAGAGGAATGCTTCTTGTTCATTCTCAATGCTTGGAGAGAAAACACTCCTATATTGCAAGCAGGCTTATCAGGGTCAATGTGGTGATATATCAACTATTTATATTGCAGTACAGCGAGAAAACGCCCATGGGTTTTTCGGCTAGCTTCATAAGATGGTGGGCTAGATGACCTGGGTTCAAAGCCTCACcctttctaattatttgatattaggtcattccctaatattcgcattttttttatattgcagTACAACATAGACAAATATTATATCTttgctttttttaatagaaacaTCCAAGTTGTTATTGGGGCCTAAACTACCACAGGCAGTTCAGTTGGGCCTAATTCTGGTGGCCGCCTGGACAAGTGCTATATTGTGAAATCATATTCATACCTTCAGGAAACAATGATACATCCAGAGATCAGAGATGGATGATGATTGGCAAAGGAATATGATCTTGCAATCATTTGTGAACATGCGGGACAAAACAAATGATGGACAGCTGAAGATaagcaaacaaaataaaataaaacaggGTTTCTCTGACATACTAGCATCTGTTCGAATCTTGAAGTTCGATGAAAAAACATGTCTAGTTTGATGAATAAACAGTTGAAATGGCAGGAAACGTGTGTGTGCAGTTCTTGCATAGGGAGTACCCTGTCGTGCTGGGATGTAGTATGCAGTTTTTCGTCTGGTAGTTAACAATTAACTCAACGAGAAATCATGCCAACGAAATGGTCAACATGTATTCGAGTTGTTGGACGTCATGTTCAGAAACACAACCGGTTctcgattaaaaaaaaatcagacggtAGCATATCTTAACAGCGCGTTTTGAGCTAACTAGGAATTGACGTGTTCGCAGCCGAATTTAGCGAAAACGACCACAACAATTTCTGAAACTGATTGGTAATTGTATCATGCCAGCTTCGTTTGGCCTGTAACAGCGACGTGAATGCACACACGCATAGTGAGAAAAGGAGAAACCATGACATCTTCAGAGAACTGGTAATcttcttcagaaaaaaaaatggcgtAACCAAGAAACAACCAAAGAACCGGACAGCAATTCAATCAAACTACGAATGCTTTATAATTCGCTATTTCCATTGCCAATATCGTCTTTGTAAAGAAGATATAATCATCATTATATatgcacatgattaattaaggggGTAATaacaaaaaggagaagaaaacaaagaagTGATCAAAAAAGAATCTGATGAacagaatcatcatcatcaagaaTCAGGCGTCCTGGGAGTAGAAGTCGATGATCTCCTTGAggtcgaggtggaggagggaggaggaggagcggtcgTGGTGGCCGGCGAGCCAGAGTATGTGCTCGAAGAGGAtggcgtcgacgtcgacgaaGAGCGCCGCCTtgctctcctccttcctcaccGCCGTCTCCAGCAGCAGCCGGAACGGGTAGGTGTCGAGCACCAGCTGGTCGACGGAGAACACCCGCCGCTCCTTCCCGACGACgaccgtcgtcgtcaccgccgccggagacgggccgtcgtcgccgtcgtcgagggaGCGGTAGCCGATGCGGgacggcgaggccgacggccaCCGGAGGAACACGCAGCAGCCGGCCATCTCGAACGAACTCTCCTCTCTTGATGAGCTTTTCTTGCGGCTCTAATGGCGGCGTCGCGGGGATGGGACTGTGGAAGGAAGAGTGGAAAGGGAGCGAAGTCTCTCGTTTATAACAAGGGGGAGTGGAGGTTGAATGAACCGTTGGAGGTGTTTTTTTTGCAGATCAGACCTGCATATTCTCATGATTTACCATATAACCCATACTGGAAGTGAGAGAATTGAGAGCTGGTATAATAGTAGattataagctagctataaacacatattgaGAAGATAGATAAGGACAGAAAATAGCAGCATGCTACAAATTTGTAGACTGCCGCAACACAAACTACAAGACGTAATATGTATATAATAGGTAGCCCACTACTACGtaatactactctctccatcccacaaaaaatccaatcctagcATCTCAAGGTGGAATTAGTGGAGAGTAAGAATAACTAAAATGTCCTTAATCATTAAAAAATTAGTAAGAGAGTAAGAGTGATAGATAGGTAAAGGGTATTGAAGgaataaaacttctcgtttttCGTGCTAATATTAAGTAGGATGGTAtaagttagttttttatggaacaaaattcaaactctaaaagtttaggttttttttagatggagggagtattaagctTGCTGGAGAGAAAACTAACATCAAGGGGATACATGTAATTTAGTGAGAAACAGAGGGGTTTTACTGAAAATGTTTGCAATGATGTGCGTTCCATCGGATGCTACTGCGTCGTCTCGGGATAGCCGTTGGACCTGGACAATAGATGATGGAAAGCGACGTCGTGGTGGACCCGGTCACTTGAGCCTCCTTCTTCTGCTCCCTGCAAATCTCACGAGTCCGTAACATTACATGACTCGGCCCGAGAGTTTCACCACGGACAGTAAACAAACAACAGCTCAACGGAGAGAGGTGAACAAATCAGGAACATGTGTGCAGCAAGCGACACCGGCACGGAGGCGGGCACGACGATTACGATGCCGATCAACTTGGGGTACTCACACGGTTGACGGCCTGACGCGGTGCGCTGGTGCGGCTTTGGCTAAGCGGAGAGAAGCTTCCGCATCCGCTATAGCTGTGGCCGGCCAACCAACGCGCCGTCCGGCCCGCGAGACGTGACGACGGCGGAAAAACAGTAGAAAACGGGAGGCGGAATCAAAAAAAGGTGGGGCGCGAGTCGCACGACACGGGATCGCGATGCCGGGGCGGCACGGCTGCTTGTCGCTGTCTGCGTGGTAGGGATACACGCGGGCTGGCCTGTGAGCACTTATAGATCGAGGCTCTCTTTatattctaacttttttttctttgaacttttaacttttctatcacatcgaacatttttacacacataaatttccaactttttcgttacatcgttccaattttttcaaacttttaattttgacgtaaaactaattaaatacaGCCCGAATAAGTGATAGTGAATAAGTTTTCGCATCATGGTTCGACTTATCGTATCTAAAGATACAAGTGGATCGATACATAAACCTGTTTACATACCAAATTAAAAAGTAACTCGCAAGTTAATCTACACGGTACCTGCTAAGTTTGCTTATTAGTAGGCTCGTGGGTTGATCGGCTTACATCCCTGCTGCGTGGCCGCGTCTGTTGGTTACTTGGTTGGCTCCCCCATCTCCAACTCTCCATCAACATGTACGTCCACGTGCGCGCGACCCCGCGAGGGCGTGAGAAATCGCCAAAGGCCTCATCCCACCCCATATGAAGCAGTGGGTGGATAAATCCACTTTGTCATCTCTCATATTTTCATCGAGTTTAAATCGTATCCCTGAATCACATACTGAATTACAAAACTCAATCTATGAAATAGCTGGGGTTCTCTGACGTGGCACCCTAATTTAACCCAGTTTTTGCAAGTTGAGGGTAAAGATTTATTGCAGTTTAGGGATACTATGATTTAAACTCGACAGGAAGCAAAGTAAACGTATCTCAACTGGTTATGTTTCTGTAGTAGAACCAACTCATCAGGGTTCAAGTCCTAGACTTGGACACGGGTGCTCTCATTTACGGCTAACTATTATTTTAGTGATAGGCAATGTACCTGAGTGTGTGTATATTTATAGGACTAGTTAcatgcccgtgctaacgctacggtgaAACAACAAAAAGATATACAATATATTGTTTGGGCTATCAAGTATAGATTCAAGACATTAATTAAGACTTACAGATGAGCGAGTTCAGTTAAGAAGCTTATTAGAAGTTCCTCAGTTATTATATATTCGAAAGGGATAAACAAGCCAAATAAATTACATCCAGGACAAGGTTCAAAATTTGCAAAACAAGCCATAAGGTCGACCCATTCAGTCGACGATGTATTATGTCTTCAACGTCTTTTCTCCACGTCACAGAAAAACCAGTAACCAAAGAACAAAAGTCTGATTGATATATTAAGTTCTAAACCGATTCCAAGACACATTCAGTCAATTAAGTTCAAATACACAATCATGCATttctgtcacgccccgaactagctccgagcggaactagcccgtgacgctccaaattaacctgttaatcgatactagtcccaggaaacagtgctggtatcacaggaagacggaatatcacagcaacagaggtctctttattatagagtaggagtatagtcatgttgggctgcggacagatcccgagctcacaactgcattacaaaagggaggcggaagccaagacttggaccacacatcacagccgcccgagggaagtctaattcccctccctccttcttttcttttcttttcttttcttttcaaaaaggatttaaataaatccttttcctttagaccaaaaatccaataatcttagaaattcaatatcttcccaaccgtaagtctgTTTG from Oryza glaberrima chromosome 3, OglaRS2, whole genome shotgun sequence carries:
- the LOC127767961 gene encoding uncharacterized protein LOC127767961 is translated as MAGCCVFLRWPSASPSRIGYRSLDDGDDGPSPAAVTTTVVVGKERRVFSVDQLVLDTYPFRLLLETAVRKEESKAALFVDVDAILFEHILWLAGHHDRSSSSLLHLDLKEIIDFYSQDA